A stretch of DNA from Nonlabens ponticola:
ATGAGTGACTTCTCGCTGGATCAACAACAATTCATAATAGCATTCACGCATTCTTATGTAGTTCAATACGTGCTGCCCGCAACTGCCGCAACAAGCTATAGTTCTAATCCAGAGCCGCCATTGCCGCGGCAACCGCTATACATACTACACGAGTCCTACCTTATTTGATAAAACGGAATTCATCATCATAGCTGTGCGCTAGCACAGGATTATTCCATTTTATTAAATACGACAATGAAACAATATTTATTATTGGCTGGTTTGGTTTTCGCTTTCGCGAAAGCGCATTCACAAGGACCACCCATAACAGCAGACAAGCCCATCATGTTAGGTGGAGGCAGTTTTACAACAAAAACATTAACCGAAATACGTAACACAGAGCGAGGCACCGCCATTCATATACCGCTCATGTTGCATTATCTACCTACGGCAAACAGTCTAATAGCAGTACACTTGCCCTACATCAATTACGATTTGCAAGACGCATCTGGTAGCGACCTGGCTGATGTCAAAATCATGGGTAAGTACCAATTTTATCGCAAGGATGGTACCGGCAGGACATTCCGTATGGTGGCCAAAACCTTACAGACACTACCTACAGGTCCAGAACTGGATCTTATGGATTTGAGTACTGGTAAATACGCAGGATACTACGGTCTGGTATCGGGTCTTGAGACACTTAAATACGGTATTTCAACTGAGATAGGTTACAACTGGCAACCTGATGGTACGTTGGATGAATTCAGGACAAAGCTAGGTTTTGGACTACCACTACTCAAGCCACAATATCCTAATAAACAAGTAAACCTTTATTTTGAATATACCAGCGCCTGGTTGCATGAACGTGACTGGTACCAACTGTTGTATTCTCAAGGTATTCAATATGCGCGCAAGAACATCACCTTTGATCTTGCCGTGCAATTACCATTAGTACAAGAAATCGCGCCTGACCGCGCACTCAATTATTCTGTGTTTCTAGGAACACGCTACACATTTTAAAATGACTATTATGAAAAATATACAGATGATTACCGCATTTCTTTTTTGCTTTTTTGCTTTCACTTCGACAAGCTCAGCACAGAGCGCGAAAGCGGACGCCCAAATATCCAAAGAACGAGACCAATTTGAAGTACAAGTCGATGGGCTTGGTTGCCCATTTTGTGCGTACGGTCTAGAAAAAAAATTCAAAGAATTTAAAGGCATCAAGGATGTCAAGATTGACATCGAGACTGGTGACTTCTCATTCTCGTATCCTGCAAGCAAGGAACTAACCATGCAAGCAGTGACTGAGCAGGTTAAGAAAGCCGGGTACACACCACAAACAGCTAAAATCGTAAGAGCAAACGGCACCATTGAGACCAATGAACCTAAAGCAACCGTAGCAGAACTAGGTACATTGACCACGTCAACAATGATGGTAAACGGTAAATGCGGTATGTGTAAGGCACGCATCGAGAAAACCGTTGCAGATTTACCTGGCGTTCTAGATGCCTCATGGGATGTGAAAACTAAGCAACTTGTGGTGAATCACGATGCTACCATGACCAATAAAGCTGCCATTTCCAAAGAGCTAGCAGCCGTAGGTCACGATACTAAATCCAATAAGGCTAGCGATGCGACTTATGATGCACTACCAGCATGCTGCCACTATAAACGAGCTATATAATGAAGAAGTTTTTATACATCATCCCGATTGTTATCGGGATGATTTCTTGTAAAGAAGATAAACCAATTGTTATGGAATGGCAATTGGACAAAGTCATTGAATTTGATGGTATCAACCCTATAGGATTGGCGAGCTATGGTGAGAACATCGCTATTAGTGATGGAGATCATAATCGGCTCGTAATGATTGATCAAGACGGCACCCTAATCAGTGAGGTAGCAGATTTTGATCGTCCCATGCACATCGATGTTAAAAATGACATCATTTATGTTCCAGAATATGGTCGTGACTCTATCGCAATGGTTGCCAATCAAGAAAGATCCTACCTTAAGTTATCAGACTCGCTGGATGCACCAGCTGGCATAAGTATTTTCAATAATGAAATTGCCATTGCAGACTTTTACAACAACAAGATTCATTACAATGATGGATCTAGCTGGTCAAGCTTTGGTAAAGAAGGAAAGGCGCTAGGCGACTTCTACTACCCTACTGATGTTCAAATTACTGATGATTATATCTATGTAGCTGATGCTTATAACAATCGCGGTCAAGTATTTGACAAATCAGGTAAGGTGATAAAAGCCTTCGGCGAGGATCAAAATTTCAACGCTGCTACAGGCATTTACGTGAGCGACCAAGAGATTTTCCTGACGGACTTTGAGAACAATCGTGTGGTCATTTTCAGTAAAGATTATACCGTCCAGCAAGTTATTGAATCAGGAATTGACAAACCTACTGATATGATTGTGGTAGATAATCAACTGTTTATCACTAATTATAGAAAAGGGGAGTTAGTGATTTATAAGCTGCAACAAGTATCTAGTTAAATTGATTTTGTTGATTACGCTTTCGCGAAAGCGTGTTCCCTCTAAACCAATTCAAATATGACCATGAAACACACTTATAACATTGAAGGAATGACCTGCACGAGCTGCAGTGCTGCCGTTGAGAAGTCGCTTAAAAAAGTTGCTGGTATCGACGAGGTAAGCGTTGATCTGGAAAACAAACAAGCAACGGTAGAAATGAAGCAACATGTGGCTCTATCTGAGCTGCGTGAGACTTTGCCTTCAAAATATTCCATTTCTCAAGTTGAGGAAACAAACAATTTTAATAATACAGGCGCGACCTCAACTACCATGATGTCCAACAATGTAGAAGAGAGTAAATGGCAACAATTAAAACCGTTATTCTTGATTTTGGGATATATCGCGGCGGCTACAATCTTGCTCAATTACTCACGTGATAATTGGAATGGGGCGATGCTGGATTTTATGGGATTGTTCTTTATCGTTTTTAGCTTTTTCAAGATTCTTGATCTTCAAGGTTTTCCTGAAAGCTTTAAAATGTACGATCCACTTGCCAAGATCTTTCCGGCATACGGCTGGATCTATCCGTTTATAGAAACAGCACTTGGATTGATGTTCTTGATGCGATTTGAGATTGACATTGCTTTGATAATCACTTTAGTTATCTTGGGAATAACCACTGTAGGCGTGACTAAAACATTGTTGGATAAAAAATCCATTCAATGTGCTTGTCTGGGAACGGCACTCAAATTACCTATGACCCAAGCTACCTTTATTGAGAACGCCATCATGATTGTCATGGCAGTGGTCATGTTATTTATCCTTTAAAAACATAAATGCCCAGCTCTTGAAAGCTGGGCATTTTGATGTTGAATAGGCTTATCGCTTACTTACCTTCTGTATCGATACCTAGTTTCATAGCGACTTCCTTAGTGATGTTCACACCAGGCTCTGCATAGATAAGAACTTTACCGTCAACGACTGCTTTAAGTCCTTTTGCCTTTGCAACTTCCTCGATCGCTTTGTTCAATTTCTCGAGAATTGGCTTCATCAAGTCATTTTCTTTAGCGCCTAATTGCAGCTCTGCCGCCTTGCTTGAGTTTACATATTCTTTTTGTAACGCAGCTGCCTGTTGTTGGATGTTTTGCTGTTCTGCTTCAGTAACATTAGGCTTCTGAGCTTGATACTGCAATTCTTGCATTTTAGCTGCAGACTTTGCTTCCATTTCTTGAAGATCAGCTTGAAGCTTTTGAGTAAGTTGAGTGATCTCTTTACGGATAGGTTCAACTTCTGGCATGTTTGCAAGAATAGCTTCATACTGCACATATCCTGTTTGTGCCATGGCACTACCTGCGACTAGAAATAATAATAAAAGTACTTTCTTCATTTTTGAAATTTTAAAGGGCGCAAGATAAGCAATCTACTTATGTTGCTATTAGTTTGGATGCGATATTCAAATACTAGACCAAAGTTGCAACAGATAGTTTAATAATATTTAACTACTTCTTATTGCGCCTATTATAGTTTTTATCACCACGCGTTTTAGGCTTCTTGTATTTTTTGGCAATCTCTCTTCTATAGCTACCGCCTTGATTGGTTTTCTTATTCTTGTCTTTTTTTTCATGAAAAGAAGCACCTTTCTCATCCTCAATCACCGTATGTGGATTGTAGCGCTCTACAACCCGAGGTTGCTCCTCTGGTGTTTTTTGTTTTGAGATCTCAACTTCTTCGGGCAAAGAGATGACAGGAATCTCTTGACTCATCAAACTTTCAATCTGCCTTTTGTATTCTTCTTCTTGTTCCGTATAGAACAACAGCGACGTTCCTTTTTCATCAGCACGACCAGTACGACCTATGCGATGCATGTAATTTTCTGGAAATTTGGGTGTGTCCATGTTTATAACGTGTGTGATCTTGTCAAGATCCAGACCACGTGCCATGACGTCTGTAGCAATCAAGATGCGAGCATCGCCACCGTCAAACAACTCGATACTGCGCAATCGGTAATTTTGAGTCTTGTTAGAATGAATGACCGCAAGCTCACTACCGTAATGGGGTGATAATATTTCCTGTAGTCTATCGGCACTCTTTTTTGTTTCTACAAAAACCAGGACTTTAGAATATTCTTGAGCATTGCTCAATAGGTGCATGAGCAAATTTGCCTTGGTATAATAATTAGGAACAGGATAACAGTATTGATCTATATTCTCTAATGGTGTTCCCGATACGGCGATGCTTATTTTTTCTGGATTGTAAAAATAGGATTTGATGAATTCTTCAATCTGATCTGTCATCGTCGCTGAGAACATGATGTTTTGCCTGCGTGTAGGCAGGTGATCAAAAATATTAGTCAGCTGAAATCTAAAACCCAAATCCAGCATCACATCTACCTCATCAATCACGACCTTTTTACAATACTTGAGTTTTACCGACTGTGCTACCGTTAGGTCATACAAACGACCTGGCGTAGCAATGAGAATGTCGCAACCTTCGGCAAGTGCTTTCTTCTGGGTATTGATGTTTGTACCACCGTAGACACCTAAAACACGAGTGTTTATATACTTTGCATAGCTCTCAACTTGCTCTACTACTTGCACTACTAATTCTCTGGTAGGAACTAAAATCAATACGCGTGGATCCAACGACTCGCTATACTGTAATTCATGAAGTAAAGGCAACATATATCCCAATGTCTTTCCAGTACCAGTTTGTGCAATTCCTATGGTATCACGACCACTCAATATTACTGGGAAAGCCTCTTCCTGTATAGGTGTCATGGTTTCAAATCCTAGATCTACCAATCCATTTAGCAATGGCGTCTTAAGATTAAGGTCTGTAAAGGCTTTCATAATCGTGATTTGATGCAAAGGTACTTCTTTGAGAACTTGAAAACTTGCGTAGAGATAATGAAACCAGTTCAACGTGACAAGCTAGTGCTCGTATTACGCAGAATTTATCTCAGCGCCTCAAGCAAATTCGCCGGGCAAATGCTGAAACCAGTTTAGCATGACGAGAAACGATTACCAACCGCCTATCTTTGCTGGGTGCATTTAAGAAACATACATCGATACGGGTACGACTTTCCTAAACTGGTCGCCGCTCACCCTAAATTACAGGATCATATTATAAAAACGCCTACCGGTGCCGAAAGCATAGATTTTGATCAACCGGCGTCTATACTGGCTTTCAACACGGCATTGCTCAAGCATCACTACAAAGTCAAGTACTGGAAGTTGCCCGCAGGAACGCTTTATCCACCTATTCCTGGGCGTGCAGATTACATTCATCACCTCGCAGATCTTGTAGGCAAAGGAGAGAAGAAAGGACTAGATATAGGCTGTGGCGCGAGTGCCATCTACCCTATTCTGGGTAATGCCATCTATGATTGGACGATGGTAGGTAGCGATGTAGAAGATAGCAGCATCGCATCAGCGCGCGATAACACATTAAAAAATGACGCTATCGAGATACGCCAGCAAGTAGATAAATCAAATCTTTTTACAGGTATCATCAAAGAGGGAGAATATTTTGATTTCACGATGTGCAATCCACCTTTTTACGGTAGCGAGGAAGAAGCTCTCAAGGAGAATTTGAAAAAACAGCGTAAACTAGGCAAAAATCAAGATGGTCGCAATTTCGCTGGTATGGCTCACGAGCTTTGGTGTAATGGCGGTGAGGCCTTGTTTGTAAAACGATTGATTAAGGAATCAGTTTCTTTTAAGGATCAGGTAGGATGGTTTACTAGTTTGCTTTCGCGAAAGCAAAATCTACCAAAACTTCAAAAACAACTCAAAAGACTCAACGCAGATCAACAAGTGATTACCATGCAGACTGGGAATAAGGAAAGTAGAATCCTCGCATGGCGATTTGTAGATCAGGAACCTAATAAAGAAGCGTAATGTTCGGACTATTCAAGAAAAAAACTGAGGCAGAAAAACTGCAAGAGCAATACTCAAAACTCATGGCAGACTACCACCGACTTTCTACCACAGACCGCGCAGCGAGCGACGCAGCCTATGCAAAAGCTGATGAGATCGCCAAAAAGCTGGACTCGCTTAAATAACCTACATCTGGTCTGGTACCTGAATACCTAATAACTGGCAACCTGTCTTTATAACTTGTGCCGTTTTATAACTCAACAATAATCTGAAGTGTTTGAGATCTGCATTGCTTTCCTCAACAATTTTGGGCACGTTTTGATAAAAACTATTGAACTCTTTGACCAGATCAAATAAATAATTTGCCACCAGCGCTGGACTATAATTGCGGGCTGCTGCTTGTACTGTTTCGGGAAACTGCTGAAGCAATTTGACGATGGCTAGATCCTTGTCAGTCAATTCGAGATTAGTTGCCGCGGTGAGTTGCTGATCATTAAAACCTGCCTTACTTAAAATCGATTTTATACGGGCATGTGCATATTGAATGAATGGTCCAGTATTACCCTGAAAATCTACCGATTCTTTAGGGTCAAAAACCATGCTTTTCTTTGGGTCAATCTTGAGCATGAAATACTTGAGAGCTCCTAGGCCTATCATGCGGTATAATTCCTCGCGCTGCTCTTGATCCAGACCGTCTAACTTTCCTTGTTCTTGTGCTATTTCTCTTGCGGTATTGGTCATTTCGGCGATCATGTCATCTGCATCAACGACCGTTCCTTCTCGAGATTTCATTTTACCATGCGGTAGCTCAATCATACCATAACTCAAGTGGTACAGGTTGTCTGCCCATTCATAGCCCAGCTTTTTGAGAATCAAAAACAGCACCTTAAAGTGGTAATCCTGCTCGTTACCCACAGTATAAACCATGCTATCAATATTGTGATCCTTGACGCGCTGTATAGCGGTACCTATATCTTGAGTCATGTAAACGGCCGTACCGTCACTGCGCAATACGATTTTTTCATCCAGACCATCAGCCGTTAAATCAATCCAGACAGATCCATCCTCTTTCTTGAAGAAAACACCATTGTTGAGTCCATGTGCAATCACATCCTTACCTAATAAATAGGTGTCGCTCTCATAATACAAGCTGTCAAAGGTGACGCCTAGATCGCGATACGTGGTGTCAAAACCTGCATAAACCCAGCCGTTCATCATCTTCCACAATTTAACGGTTTCTTCATCGCCTTGCTCCCATTTGCGCAACATTTCTTGAGCTTCCAGAATGCTAGGCGCATTTTTGGCAGCTTCTTCCTGTGTTTGACCTTGCGCGACTAGTGCGGCAATCTCCTTTTTATACTCTTGGTCAAACTTCACATAGTAATCACCTACCAATTTATCACCCTTCACGCCTTGAGATTGAGGCGTCGCATTATCACCATACTTGACCCATGCCAGCATGGATTTACATATATGAATACCGCGATCGTTGATGATTTGGGTTTTGGTAACTTCTTTACCTGCAGCCTCGATGATTTGAGCCATGGAATAGCCTAGCACTATGTTGCGTATGTGACCTAAATGCAATGGCTTGTTGGTATTAGGTGAACTGTACTCGACCATGGTACCAGCGGCATCTTCATCTATTACTTTCCTACCATAAGTTTCATTTGCTACAATTGAATTAAAATCTTCCAGAAATGCTTCTGTCTTTATAGAAAGATTTAAAAATCCCTTGATGACCTCAATGCCTGAAACTAATTTAGTTTGATACTGTAACTCTTCACCTATTGCCTGTCCTATCGCTGCTGGATTGCCTTTAATGTGGCGCAGCATCGGGAACACCATGATGGTATAATCTCCTGATTGATCCTTTCGCGTAAGCGTAACCTCAACATTTTCCAGCTTTACTTCATAGAGTTTTTCTACGGCTTTTATGGTTTCTTCCTGCAGTTGTTGCACTAGGTTCATGGGCAAAATTTAAGCCCACAAAGATAGGAATTATGAAAGGCTTGAAGTCTTATACAGACTAAGTTTGTAACTTGATGCCATGCTATATAATGTATCTTACAATAGACCTAAAATTGATCGTGCCATAAGTGATGAAGTAGGTGGTGTTTTAAGCTTGCGCGAAAGGTGGAAACTCAAAGGCTCTGGTTCTCCTCAACTCCACATTAATAGTTGTAGCATTCATATTCACAATCTATTGGTGCTGGATAACAATGCAGATAAATGTAATATCGAGATACGCGAGAAGGGTATTATCATCAGATTTAGATCATTGCTGGAAACATATGCATTGCCTATTCCCTTTTATAAACTCACGATCTACAAAGGCCGCGCTGAGGAATACAGCATTTACCGCGATGATTATTTTGTCAAGGTACGCGCCAATCATAAATCCATCCACAAATTCATGGGTAAAATAAGCCAGCTCAAAAGCGATCAGGGTTTCACTTATGTGGATGATTTGTAGGTAGCCTTTATAGACAGGCCGCAAACTAAGCTATCGAGAATATAATTAATTTTTATTCTACATGAACGCAAGTGCCAACCCTATTCCTATTCCCTTACTTTCATAAATGGTACTGCGCCCCAAACTGTCCTTTCCTGATTTAAGAGTTCTCTTACTATAAAATACATCTGCTTGCAGCAACGTTTTTCCAAGTGGTATTTGGTAGCCAAATCCTAGGTTGATCAATCCGCCAGTTTGAAAATTGGCATTCCTGATACTTGGATCTACATTGGTACCGATATCAAAGTAACCAAAAAACGAATTATTCTCTGCATTTGAATAGTATCGTACATCTAGATAAATGGGTAATGTATTGAGGTTAGGGTTTTGGAAACCGTCAAGTCCCAATCCTAAGCCAGCAGAAAATTGATCTGTCAAGAAATATCCAGTGATAGTGTTTAAGGAATAAACAGCCGTGCCGCTTGCAGATATTTCTGTCGCTACGGTACCCGAATCTGGTGTAAATCTTTCTCGTTCCAGCTCAAATATCGACTGCGCACCTATGCGCGTGATATTGAAAAGGCCTCGATCTTCTTGAGCTATACCAAGAGAGTTGATCGTGAGCGAGATAAAAAGAAGAATGTAATTAAGTTTAATATTCATAGCTGGTTTTGAAATAATCGAAAAAGTTTTTAGTAACAACTTCTATACCATGGGATTAATTCGGATTCTATATCCTTAGTTACATGAATGATATAAGGTAGTTTCACATTTTTGTAACAAATCCATTGTATGGATTACTAACAAGCAAATACTACATTCATGATTTTAAGTCTCAAGAACGTTTCTAAAACGTATAGCAATGGCGTCAAAGCACTAGACGATGTAACTATCGATATCCATAACGGCATGTTTGGTTTATTAGGACCTAATGGCGCTGGTAAATCCTCACTAATGCGCACGATAGCTACCTTGCAATCGCCTGATAGTGGTGAGATTCATCTTGAAGACATCAATGTACTGGAAGAAAAAATCGAATTCCGTAAAACGCTGGGCTACCTGCCACAAGAATTTGGCGTATATCCTAAGATGAGCGCGCAGGATTTGCTGCATTATTTTGCTAGCCTTAAAGGTATTTCAAAGAAATCAGAGCGCAACGCCATCGTTGACAAAGCGCTAGAAGTAACTAACTTGACCGAAGTAAGACACAAGCATGTAGCTGGTTATTCTGGTGGTATGAAGCAGCGTTTTGGTATTGCTCAACTTCTGCTCAATGATCCTAAACTCATCATCGTAGATGAACCTACCGCAGGTCTTGACCCAGCAGAGCGTCACCGTTTTCTCAACGTATTGCGTGAAATAGGTACCAATCACATCGTGATATTCTCTACTCACATTGTTGATGACGTCAAGGAATTATGTACAGACATGGCCATTTTGAATGGTGGTAAAATTCTAGCACATGCGACTCCTAAGGAACTGGTTGCATCGCTTACTGGCAAAATATGGACGACCACAGTAAGCCGCGAGGAAGCAGAAAAACTACAAAACGAAGTGAACGTTATTTCCAGCAGTTTTGACCAGGATAATAATCTCAAGGTGAGAGTTTATGGTGATAACCAGCCATCTGCCATATTCTCGCCAGCAGAACCTACTCTTGAGGACGTGTATTTCACAACCTTGAACAGCGAGCAGCATGAAGCATTAACTGAAAACGCTTAATCATGTTTGCAACCATTTTTACCCACGAGATCAAAACATGGTTTAAGAAACCTATGTTTTACATTTATACAGCGGTCGTTTTTTTATTGGCGCTTCTTCTATCTGCATCTGCAGTTGGTGTTTTTGACAGTGATAATGTCACGGTCACCGCTGCTATTAAATTGAATAGCGCCGTAGGTATTTACGGTACCGTTGGCGTTTTTGCTTTGATCACCTATCTACTGATTCCATCAATAATTGGTGGTACGATTCAGCGTGATTTTTCCAACAACATGCACAATGTCTTGTATTCCTATCCGCTGACAAGGATTAGTTATTTGCTAGCAAAATTCAGCGCAGGAATGTTGATCACTTTACTGGTCATCGTTTGTAGTGTGTTAGGATTGACATTAGGATATTATTTACCAGGAGCTAACGAGGCCTTGGTAGGTCCTTTTGAGATCATGAATTACTTACAGCCATTCTTGATTTACATCATTCCTAATGTATTCTTTTATGGCATTATCGTATTTTCTGTAACGGCATTCCTGCGTAATATCAATATTGGTTTTATGGTGGTGTTGATTATCATCATTGCTCAAGCCACGGCTGGTAGTTATTCCCAAACTATGGATGACACCTACTGGCTAGAATTATTGGAACCTACAGGTGATATTGCGACCCTTGAAAAAATAAAATACTGGACTCCAGAAGAACAAAGCAATCTACTTATTCCTGTCGAGGGCACCTTGCTCTACAATCGTATCATCTGGCTAGGGTTCTCTATTCTGGTGTTTGTGGGCTTACTCTTTAGCTTCAACTTTTCACAGTCTGCGACTGGCATTAGACTTAGAAAGTCTAATGGCCTACGAGTGACAAAAGCCAACTTCAGCACGCTACAACGTGTGGTGATGCCTAAGGTGACTCAGGATTTCAGCTTTTTCTCGCAGCTCAAGACTTCTTGGGTACTTGCCAAAGCTGATCTGAAATACATCATCACGGCCTATCCGTTTATTATAATTACGGTGATTGCGTTTGCCTTTTCATTAGTTACCATGCTGGCGACTGGTCAGGTATTTGGAACTGATATCCTGCCTAAGACCTGGTTGATGCTGCAATTTGTCACCGGTATTTACACCTTATTCATATACTTCCTCGTGTTTTTATACGGTGGTTTGATCATGGATCGTGCTCGCGCAGCACACCTGAGCCAGATCATGGATGCAACGCCTACCAGCAATTGGGCGATATTGCTGTCTAAGTTCATAGCCTTGGTCCTTATGGTATTCACGCTGCTATTCATCGTGATGCTCAGCGGTATATTCATACAGACCTACAATGGGTTTACTGAGTATCAAATACCACTGTATTTGTTTGATCTATACGTGGTCAACAGTTGGAATTTCCTGCCGTGGATATTTTTGACCTTATTCGTACACACACTCATCAAGAACAAATGGTTGGGCTTGATTGCGCTAGTAATTTTTGCCGTTGGCGTGCCTTTCTTGTTAGACGCCATAGGTGTTGAGCAAGCACAATTTAGATTCAATCAAGGTGGTGGCTCGCCATCGCATAGTGATATGAATGGTTATGGATTTGCCTTGCCTCGATACTATTTCTATAAATTGTATTGGCTAGCATTGGGCATCGCCTTGTTTGTGATGGCTTTATTATTCTATAGACGTGGTATGAGCACTGGTGTTGGTGAACGTTTTGCTTTCGCGAAAGCGAGATTAACCACATCAAAGCTAACATCATTAATTGCCTCACTGGTGGTATTCCTAGCCATAGGAAGCTACATCTGGTATGTCAACAATATTGAGAACGAGGTTATGACCGGCAAGGAACGTGAATTGCTACAGGTCAATTTTGAAAAGGAACTGGGTCAGTTTGCTAATGCACCACAGCCGCAAACAGTGGCGATCAATACCTTTATCGATATATTCCCTGAATCACGAGATTTCAAGGCTGGAGCTACCTACACGCTGGTCAATAGGACTGATGTTGCCATTGATACGCTGCATGTAAATTATCCGGATCGCCCTACAGAAATTGAAATAAGCCGCGCTAGCAAGGTGGTTTATGACGATGAAGATTTTGATTACCGTATGTATGAATTTGAACAAGCATTGCAGCCAGGCGATACGATTGAATTTAAATTCAATACATGGAACGAGCCTAACACGTGGCTAGAGAACAACTCGCCAGTTCAAGAGAATGGAACCTTCATTAACAACGGTATTTTCCCATCCATCGGGTACAACGAGCAGGTAGAGATACGCAACACACAGGTACGTGAGAAATATGACCTACCACCCAAGGATCGATTACCGGCGCCTATGATTCCTGGTGTGCAGGATCGCAACTATCTAGGTCCTAACGCACACTGGATAGATTTTGAAGCAACGGTAAGCACAGCGCCAGATCAAATTGCTATTGCACCAGGTTATCTTACCAAGGAATGGGAAGAAGATGGTCGTCGTTATTTCCATTATAAAATGGATTCCAAAATGCTGAATTTCTACGCGTTTTTGAGCGGTAGATATGAAGTCCTGAAAGATCAGCACAATGGTGTAGCACTAGAGATTTACCATCATCCAGCACATACCTACAACATTGACCGTATGATGAATGGACTCAAGGAAGGTCTGGACTACTACAATGAGAATTTTACACCTTACCAGCATAGGCAGGCTCGTATTATAGAGTTTCCTAGAACGGCTGGTACCTTTGCCCAGGCATTTCCTAACACCATACCTTTTAGTGAAGGCATAGGATTCATTGCAGATGTTGATGACGAGAGCAATGACGATGTGGATTATCCATTTAGCGTGACGGCTCACGAGCTGGCACACCAGTGGTTTGCACACCAGATCGTTGGTGCAAATGCTAAAGGTGCTACCCTACTTTCTGAAAGTCTGTCAGAATACAGCAGCTTGCGTGTACTCGAGAAAACTCGTGGTATGGCAGACTTGCGCAACTTCTTGAAAGACGCTATGGATACCTACTTGCAGGGCGGCACAACAGAGCAGATAGGTGAAAATCCGTTGATGTATAATGAGAATCAGCAGTACATCCATTACCAGAAAGGTTCATTGGTTTTATATGCCATGAGCGACTATCTAGGCGAGGACAAATTCAATGGTGTGGTCAAGGATTTTCTAGAAAAATACAAATTTCAAGGAGCACCGTATCCACTCGCGACCGAGTTTGTTGAGGATATAAAGACAGTTACTCCTGATAGTTTGCAGTATCTAGTCACTGATATGTTTGAGACCATCACGCT
This window harbors:
- a CDS encoding OmpH family outer membrane protein; its protein translation is MKKVLLLLFLVAGSAMAQTGYVQYEAILANMPEVEPIRKEITQLTQKLQADLQEMEAKSAAKMQELQYQAQKPNVTEAEQQNIQQQAAALQKEYVNSSKAAELQLGAKENDLMKPILEKLNKAIEEVAKAKGLKAVVDGKVLIYAEPGVNITKEVAMKLGIDTEGK
- a CDS encoding Lacal_2735 family protein, giving the protein MFGLFKKKTEAEKLQEQYSKLMADYHRLSTTDRAASDAAYAKADEIAKKLDSLK
- a CDS encoding heavy-metal-associated domain-containing protein codes for the protein MKNIQMITAFLFCFFAFTSTSSAQSAKADAQISKERDQFEVQVDGLGCPFCAYGLEKKFKEFKGIKDVKIDIETGDFSFSYPASKELTMQAVTEQVKKAGYTPQTAKIVRANGTIETNEPKATVAELGTLTTSTMMVNGKCGMCKARIEKTVADLPGVLDASWDVKTKQLVVNHDATMTNKAAISKELAAVGHDTKSNKASDATYDALPACCHYKRAI
- a CDS encoding NHL repeat-containing protein, which codes for MKKFLYIIPIVIGMISCKEDKPIVMEWQLDKVIEFDGINPIGLASYGENIAISDGDHNRLVMIDQDGTLISEVADFDRPMHIDVKNDIIYVPEYGRDSIAMVANQERSYLKLSDSLDAPAGISIFNNEIAIADFYNNKIHYNDGSSWSSFGKEGKALGDFYYPTDVQITDDYIYVADAYNNRGQVFDKSGKVIKAFGEDQNFNAATGIYVSDQEIFLTDFENNRVVIFSKDYTVQQVIESGIDKPTDMIVVDNQLFITNYRKGELVIYKLQQVSS
- the rlmF gene encoding 23S rRNA (adenine(1618)-N(6))-methyltransferase RlmF; this translates as MHLRNIHRYGYDFPKLVAAHPKLQDHIIKTPTGAESIDFDQPASILAFNTALLKHHYKVKYWKLPAGTLYPPIPGRADYIHHLADLVGKGEKKGLDIGCGASAIYPILGNAIYDWTMVGSDVEDSSIASARDNTLKNDAIEIRQQVDKSNLFTGIIKEGEYFDFTMCNPPFYGSEEEALKENLKKQRKLGKNQDGRNFAGMAHELWCNGGEALFVKRLIKESVSFKDQVGWFTSLLSRKQNLPKLQKQLKRLNADQQVITMQTGNKESRILAWRFVDQEPNKEA
- a CDS encoding DEAD/DEAH box helicase, whose protein sequence is MKAFTDLNLKTPLLNGLVDLGFETMTPIQEEAFPVILSGRDTIGIAQTGTGKTLGYMLPLLHELQYSESLDPRVLILVPTRELVVQVVEQVESYAKYINTRVLGVYGGTNINTQKKALAEGCDILIATPGRLYDLTVAQSVKLKYCKKVVIDEVDVMLDLGFRFQLTNIFDHLPTRRQNIMFSATMTDQIEEFIKSYFYNPEKISIAVSGTPLENIDQYCYPVPNYYTKANLLMHLLSNAQEYSKVLVFVETKKSADRLQEILSPHYGSELAVIHSNKTQNYRLRSIELFDGGDARILIATDVMARGLDLDKITHVINMDTPKFPENYMHRIGRTGRADEKGTSLLFYTEQEEEYKRQIESLMSQEIPVISLPEEVEISKQKTPEEQPRVVERYNPHTVIEDEKGASFHEKKDKNKKTNQGGSYRREIAKKYKKPKTRGDKNYNRRNKK
- a CDS encoding heavy metal translocating P-type ATPase, which gives rise to MKHTYNIEGMTCTSCSAAVEKSLKKVAGIDEVSVDLENKQATVEMKQHVALSELRETLPSKYSISQVEETNNFNNTGATSTTMMSNNVEESKWQQLKPLFLILGYIAAATILLNYSRDNWNGAMLDFMGLFFIVFSFFKILDLQGFPESFKMYDPLAKIFPAYGWIYPFIETALGLMFLMRFEIDIALIITLVILGITTVGVTKTLLDKKSIQCACLGTALKLPMTQATFIENAIMIVMAVVMLFIL